A genomic window from Agreia sp. COWG includes:
- a CDS encoding DNA-3-methyladenine glycosylase I, producing the protein MDATVTSDDGVTRCGWAHSAPEMLAYHDDEWGRPLHGDGALFEKICLETFQSGLAWITILRKREAFREAFARFDIDEVAAFGDADTERLLSDARIVRNRAKIAATISNARAAKAMVDDEPGSLDRLLWGFAPPPREAAPASYASIAPSTPESAAASAALKARGFRFVGPTTVYALMQYAGLVNDHAAGCQLAVAVSPGDRS; encoded by the coding sequence GTGGATGCGACCGTGACGAGCGACGACGGCGTCACCCGGTGCGGCTGGGCGCACTCCGCCCCAGAGATGCTCGCCTATCACGACGACGAATGGGGGCGCCCGCTGCACGGCGATGGGGCCCTGTTCGAGAAGATCTGTCTCGAGACCTTCCAGTCGGGTCTGGCGTGGATCACGATCCTGCGCAAGCGAGAAGCGTTCCGCGAGGCCTTCGCCCGCTTCGACATCGACGAGGTGGCCGCGTTCGGCGACGCCGACACCGAGCGACTGCTGTCGGATGCGCGGATCGTTCGCAACAGGGCCAAGATCGCGGCGACGATCTCGAACGCGCGGGCCGCCAAGGCCATGGTCGACGACGAACCCGGCTCTCTCGACCGCCTGCTGTGGGGCTTCGCTCCCCCACCCCGAGAAGCGGCTCCCGCCTCCTACGCGTCGATCGCCCCCTCGACCCCCGAGTCCGCCGCCGCGAGCGCCGCCCTCAAGGCCAGGGGCTTTCGCTTCGTGGGCCCCACCACCGTGTACGCGCTGATGCAATATGCGGGCCTCG
- the leuS gene encoding leucine--tRNA ligase, whose translation MTIDTPSAPQYDPRNDPERNYDFAAIQDKWLPRWDESQPFKTELDGDKRPRKYVLDMFPYPSGDLHMGHAEAYALGDVIARYWRQQGFNVLHPIGWDSFGLPAENAAIKRGLDPRQWTYDNIEQQKRSMRRYAASFDWDRVLHTSDPEYYKWNQWLFLQMYKKGLAYRKASWVNWDPVDQTVLANEQVLPDGTSERSGAVVVKKKLTQWYFKITDYADRLLDDLNQLEGSWPSKVLSMQRNWIGRSIGADVDFAVEGRDEPVTVFTTRPDTLFGATFMVVAPDSDLAIELAKGSSPEVQDAFQAYLTQVQKSSETERQATDRPKTGVFLERYAVNPVNGERMPIWAADYVLSDYGTGAVMAVPAHDQRDLDFARAFDLPIRMVVDVTAPATGAIPIITDAMLDDPNFGSYDPAVTGVALAGDGRLMNSGPLNGLSKVNAIKKAIEILQQQGAGRPAKNYRLRDWLISRQRYWGTPIPIIHGENGEEIPVPEDQLPVLLPPSDGLDLKPRGSSPLGAAEDWVNVTNPVDGTPALRDADTMDTFVDSSWYFLRFLNPHDSEKAFDPKDVDKWAPVDQYVGGVTHAILHLLYARFITKVLFDLGLVSFTEPFSALLNQGMVLMDGSAMSKSKGNIVQLSDQLDEHGVDAVRLTMAFAGPPEDDIDWADVSPAASAKFLARAWRLSGDVTSKPEVNWRDGDIALRRVTHRFLAEAPGLIEAFKFNVVVARIMELVNVTRKAVDSGPGGADPAVREAVETIALGLSLFTPYTAEDMWERLGYPASISSYGWRGADPALLTEESVTAVVQVDGKVRDRLEVAPTIASSDLEALAKASAAVIRAIGDREIVNVVVRAPRVVSIATKPAAS comes from the coding sequence GTGACCATCGATACCCCGAGCGCCCCGCAGTACGACCCCCGCAACGACCCGGAGCGCAACTACGACTTCGCCGCCATCCAAGACAAGTGGCTTCCCCGCTGGGACGAGTCGCAGCCATTCAAGACCGAGCTCGACGGCGACAAGCGCCCCCGCAAGTACGTGCTCGACATGTTCCCGTACCCGTCGGGAGACCTGCACATGGGCCACGCGGAGGCATACGCGCTGGGCGACGTGATCGCCCGCTACTGGCGCCAGCAGGGCTTCAACGTGCTGCACCCCATCGGCTGGGACTCCTTCGGGCTGCCCGCCGAGAACGCTGCCATCAAGCGCGGGCTCGATCCGAGGCAGTGGACCTACGACAACATCGAGCAGCAGAAGCGCAGCATGCGCCGCTACGCCGCCTCGTTCGACTGGGATCGCGTGCTGCACACGAGCGACCCCGAGTACTACAAGTGGAACCAGTGGCTGTTCCTGCAGATGTACAAGAAGGGTCTCGCTTACCGCAAGGCCAGCTGGGTCAACTGGGACCCGGTAGACCAGACGGTGCTGGCCAACGAGCAGGTGCTGCCCGATGGCACCAGCGAGCGCAGCGGCGCCGTCGTGGTGAAGAAGAAGCTCACCCAGTGGTACTTCAAGATCACCGACTACGCCGACCGCCTGCTCGACGACCTGAACCAGCTCGAGGGCTCGTGGCCATCCAAGGTCTTGAGCATGCAGCGCAACTGGATCGGTCGATCGATCGGAGCCGACGTCGACTTCGCCGTCGAGGGTCGCGACGAGCCGGTCACTGTGTTCACCACGCGTCCGGACACCCTGTTCGGGGCCACGTTCATGGTGGTCGCGCCCGACAGCGACCTGGCCATCGAGCTGGCGAAGGGCTCGAGCCCTGAGGTGCAGGATGCCTTCCAGGCGTATCTGACGCAGGTGCAGAAGAGCAGCGAGACCGAGCGCCAGGCCACCGACAGGCCGAAGACGGGCGTCTTCCTCGAGCGCTACGCCGTCAACCCTGTCAACGGCGAACGCATGCCGATCTGGGCCGCCGACTACGTTCTGTCCGACTACGGAACGGGCGCCGTCATGGCCGTTCCCGCGCACGACCAGCGCGACCTCGACTTCGCCCGCGCCTTCGACCTGCCGATCCGCATGGTGGTCGACGTGACCGCTCCGGCGACCGGTGCCATCCCGATCATCACCGACGCCATGCTCGACGATCCGAACTTCGGCAGCTACGACCCTGCCGTCACGGGGGTCGCGCTCGCGGGCGACGGTCGACTGATGAACTCGGGGCCGCTCAACGGACTCTCGAAGGTCAACGCCATCAAGAAGGCCATCGAGATCCTGCAGCAGCAGGGCGCCGGCCGCCCCGCCAAGAACTACCGACTGCGTGACTGGCTGATCTCGCGCCAGCGCTACTGGGGCACGCCCATCCCGATCATCCACGGCGAGAACGGCGAGGAGATTCCGGTTCCCGAAGACCAGCTGCCCGTGCTGCTGCCGCCGAGCGACGGCCTCGACCTGAAGCCCCGGGGGAGCTCACCGCTGGGCGCCGCAGAGGACTGGGTCAACGTGACCAATCCTGTCGACGGAACGCCGGCGCTTCGCGACGCCGACACGATGGACACGTTCGTCGACAGCTCGTGGTACTTCCTGCGCTTCCTCAACCCGCACGACAGCGAGAAGGCGTTCGACCCGAAAGATGTCGACAAGTGGGCACCGGTAGACCAGTACGTGGGCGGCGTCACGCACGCGATCCTGCACCTGCTCTACGCGCGTTTCATCACGAAGGTGCTGTTCGACCTCGGCCTCGTCTCGTTCACTGAGCCGTTCTCCGCCCTCCTGAACCAGGGCATGGTGTTGATGGACGGGTCGGCCATGTCGAAGTCCAAGGGCAACATCGTGCAGCTGAGCGACCAGCTCGACGAGCACGGTGTCGACGCGGTGCGTCTCACGATGGCATTCGCCGGCCCGCCCGAAGACGACATCGACTGGGCCGACGTGTCTCCCGCGGCCTCGGCGAAGTTCCTGGCCCGCGCCTGGCGCCTGTCTGGCGACGTCACCAGTAAGCCCGAAGTGAACTGGCGCGACGGAGACATCGCCCTGCGCCGGGTCACCCACCGCTTCCTCGCCGAGGCGCCCGGGCTCATCGAGGCGTTCAAATTCAACGTGGTCGTCGCCCGCATCATGGAGCTCGTGAACGTGACCCGCAAGGCGGTCGACTCGGGCCCCGGTGGCGCTGACCCGGCGGTGCGCGAGGCCGTCGAGACCATCGCACTCGGACTCAGCCTCTTCACGCCCTACACGGCAGAAGACATGTGGGAACGTCTCGGCTACCCCGCATCGATCTCGTCATACGGCTGGCGCGGTGCCGACCCGGCCCTGCTCACCGAGGAGTCGGTGACGGCGGTCGTGCAGGTCGACGGCAAGGTGCGCGATCGACTCGAGGTTGCACCGACGATCGCCTCGAGCGACCTCGAAGCACTGGCCAAGGCATCCGCTGCGGTCATCCGGGCCATCGGTGATCGAGAGATCGTCAACGTGGTGGTGCGGGCGCCGCGCGTCGTGAGCATCGCCACCAAGCCGGCGGCCTCCTAG
- a CDS encoding ComEA family DNA-binding protein has translation MDAEPQPPARPRLSVGVGAAVVLVLVVLVVTVAISALTPRGDSQVVGAATGSTTSVGGSTGGTKSGTPKPGAGLSPDDAGADGIFVHVLGAVARPGLYELREGDRVVDAVAAAGGYTEQADQAQLNLARVVTDGEQLYAPAVGELPPVPATSGSDGGAVGSGGGGSAGASGLVNLNTADSTQLETLPRVGPETAKKILDYREASGPFTSVEQLLEVPGIGQKTLDGLRDAVVL, from the coding sequence ATGGATGCCGAGCCGCAGCCCCCGGCGCGGCCGAGGCTCAGCGTCGGAGTCGGGGCCGCGGTCGTCCTCGTGCTCGTCGTGCTGGTGGTCACCGTCGCGATCTCGGCGCTCACGCCCCGCGGCGACAGCCAGGTCGTCGGCGCCGCGACGGGCTCCACCACCTCGGTGGGCGGCTCGACAGGGGGAACGAAGAGCGGAACGCCGAAGCCGGGTGCCGGACTCTCGCCGGATGATGCGGGTGCAGACGGCATATTTGTGCACGTCCTCGGGGCGGTCGCCCGCCCAGGACTCTACGAGCTGAGGGAGGGCGACCGGGTCGTCGACGCGGTCGCTGCCGCGGGAGGCTATACCGAACAGGCCGACCAGGCCCAGCTGAACCTGGCCAGGGTGGTGACAGACGGCGAACAGCTCTATGCGCCGGCCGTCGGAGAGCTGCCTCCGGTGCCGGCGACGTCGGGTTCCGACGGAGGCGCGGTCGGCAGCGGGGGTGGCGGCTCGGCCGGCGCATCCGGCTTGGTGAATCTCAACACGGCAGACTCGACCCAGCTCGAGACGCTCCCGCGGGTGGGGCCAGAGACCGCGAAGAAGATCCTCGACTATCGCGAGGCATCCGGTCCGTTCACCTCGGTCGAGCAGCTGCTCGAGGTGCCGGGTATCGGACAGAAGACGCTCGACGGGCTTCGAGACGCGGTGGTGCTGTGA
- a CDS encoding ComEC/Rec2 family competence protein, whose protein sequence is MTHAADFRLLVPAIVGWAGAFVLVALPAQALAAAVISLGVVAALALGWVLLRRAGRGRRVRAALPTLTLCAALCACIAAGIAAAGPSREPVLLDGATGAHLTASLTITGTPSKASHAGFAGTPVEGIRMAATLDRLESGRGSEQSAAPVLVFIDGLESTEAPPIGSSVTVRGTFRATEPGSQTAWLLFADGHPVITQQPGWQLAWAAHLRAGFVTAAEGLPGDGGHLVPGLAIGDESLVTESLDTAMKNSGLSHLTAVSGANCAIVIAGVLLLGGFVRLRRTARLCLAGAVLAGFVVLVTPQPSVIRAAAMAAIVLVSVGASRSARGLPVLCLAVSLLILSDPWLSRSYGFALSALATAGLLLLTRPLTRVFARFLPAWAALGLAVPVAAQLACEPVLILLQPSVAPYSVVANVLAAPAAPIATVVGLVACLLGALSPPLGALGAWLCWLPAAWIAAVARFFSDAPGARIPWLPGVAGAGLVLLLVSVCLWCALGTSAPRARRLMALSVVVAVVGIYGGILVGGSFALRLSIPDRWQIAACDIGQGDAVLIRSQNRVALVDTGPDPALLTACLDRLGVDRLDLLVLTHYDLDHIGGVDAVEAITDLALVGPVASAADAATLSRLVEAGVDVRQVAEGDQGTLGALSFDVLWPPEKTSLRGNAASVTMRFDGEIDALFLGDLGEEDQNSLMAASRLDDVDVVKVAHHGSGDQSPLLYQRIGAAVGLVSVGIDNGYGHPNDRALGILSDSGTRALRTDQLGLILLELQNDGVHLWSERQAPAMVGAGG, encoded by the coding sequence GTGACGCATGCCGCCGATTTTCGCCTGCTCGTGCCCGCCATCGTCGGTTGGGCGGGGGCGTTCGTGCTCGTCGCTCTCCCAGCGCAGGCGCTGGCCGCGGCGGTGATCTCACTCGGCGTCGTGGCAGCGCTGGCCCTCGGGTGGGTGCTGCTTCGGCGTGCAGGCCGAGGCCGGCGCGTGCGCGCGGCGTTGCCCACGCTCACGCTGTGTGCGGCACTCTGCGCGTGCATCGCGGCCGGAATAGCCGCGGCGGGTCCGTCGAGGGAGCCCGTGCTGCTCGATGGCGCCACCGGCGCGCATCTGACAGCCTCCCTCACGATAACGGGCACCCCGTCGAAGGCGTCACACGCCGGATTCGCGGGAACCCCCGTCGAGGGCATCCGCATGGCGGCCACACTCGATCGGCTCGAGTCGGGCAGGGGGAGTGAGCAGAGCGCGGCGCCGGTTCTCGTCTTCATCGATGGGCTCGAGAGCACCGAGGCGCCTCCGATCGGCTCGAGCGTCACGGTGCGCGGAACGTTCAGGGCCACCGAGCCGGGCTCGCAGACCGCGTGGCTCCTCTTCGCCGACGGCCATCCGGTGATCACGCAGCAGCCCGGCTGGCAGCTGGCCTGGGCTGCGCACCTGCGCGCGGGATTCGTCACGGCGGCGGAAGGCCTGCCCGGTGACGGCGGACACCTCGTTCCTGGCCTCGCCATCGGCGACGAGTCGCTCGTGACCGAGTCGCTCGATACCGCCATGAAGAACAGCGGGCTCAGCCACCTCACCGCTGTCTCCGGGGCGAACTGCGCGATCGTCATCGCCGGGGTGCTGCTGCTCGGCGGATTCGTGCGACTGCGCCGAACGGCCCGACTGTGCTTGGCCGGGGCGGTGCTGGCCGGGTTCGTCGTGCTCGTCACGCCGCAACCGAGCGTCATCCGAGCGGCGGCCATGGCCGCGATCGTCCTCGTCTCCGTCGGCGCCTCCCGGTCGGCTCGGGGGCTGCCCGTGCTGTGCCTCGCGGTTTCGCTGCTCATCCTCAGCGATCCCTGGCTGTCACGCAGCTACGGCTTCGCCCTCTCGGCCCTGGCCACGGCTGGTCTCCTGCTGCTCACTCGCCCCCTCACCCGCGTGTTCGCACGGTTCCTTCCTGCGTGGGCCGCCCTGGGTCTGGCGGTGCCTGTCGCAGCGCAACTCGCGTGCGAGCCGGTGCTCATCCTGTTGCAGCCCAGCGTCGCTCCGTACAGCGTGGTGGCCAACGTTCTCGCTGCGCCGGCTGCGCCGATCGCCACCGTCGTCGGGCTCGTCGCCTGTCTGCTCGGTGCTCTCTCGCCACCCCTCGGAGCCCTCGGCGCCTGGCTGTGCTGGCTGCCCGCGGCCTGGATAGCGGCCGTCGCCCGATTCTTCTCGGATGCGCCGGGAGCGCGCATCCCCTGGCTGCCCGGCGTCGCTGGTGCTGGTCTCGTACTGCTTCTCGTGAGCGTCTGCCTCTGGTGCGCCCTCGGCACGAGTGCGCCCCGTGCCCGTCGACTCATGGCGCTGAGCGTCGTCGTCGCTGTCGTCGGGATCTATGGCGGGATCCTCGTCGGAGGCTCATTTGCTCTGCGGCTGTCCATCCCCGATCGCTGGCAGATCGCGGCCTGCGACATCGGGCAGGGCGACGCGGTGCTCATCCGCAGCCAGAACAGGGTCGCCCTCGTCGACACCGGGCCGGATCCCGCGCTGCTCACGGCATGCCTCGACCGCCTCGGGGTCGATCGGCTCGATCTGCTGGTGCTCACCCATTACGACCTCGACCACATCGGTGGCGTCGACGCGGTGGAGGCCATCACCGACCTGGCATTGGTGGGGCCCGTGGCGTCCGCTGCCGACGCGGCGACGCTGTCACGACTGGTCGAGGCGGGCGTCGATGTTCGTCAGGTCGCGGAGGGCGACCAGGGAACGCTCGGCGCACTGTCGTTCGACGTGCTGTGGCCGCCCGAGAAAACGTCTCTTCGAGGCAACGCGGCGAGTGTGACGATGCGGTTCGACGGCGAGATCGACGCACTGTTCCTCGGCGACCTGGGCGAGGAGGACCAGAACTCGCTCATGGCTGCGTCCAGGCTCGACGACGTCGACGTCGTCAAGGTGGCCCATCACGGCTCCGGGGATCAGAGTCCGCTCCTGTATCAACGCATCGGCGCCGCCGTCGGGCTCGTGTCTGTAGGGATCGACAACGGCTACGGCCACCCCAACGACCGCGCCCTCGGCATCCTGAGCGATTCCGGCACCCGCGCGCTTCGCACCGATCAGCTCGGACTCATCCTCCTCGAGCTGCAGAACGACGGTGTGCACCTGTGGAGCGAGAGGCAGGCGCCCGCCATGGTCGGTGCCGGAGGCTAG
- the holA gene encoding DNA polymerase III subunit delta, whose product MATARGKAPSKNAVKVTIPVLSWVEVRPAPVVLVSGTETFLAERSIRQLRDLLKLEDPSLEVSDIDASSYAPGELLTVASPSLFGEPRMIRVSSVEKCTDDFLLETIAYLESPAEDTYLVLRHGGGVRGKRLLDAIRGGSGGGIEIVCSELKRETERYEFAASEFTAAGRRVSAGALRALVAAFSDDLAELSSACQQLVADAAAEITEATVDRYYGGRVEASAFAVADMAIAGRHGEALALARHALASGADPVPMVAAFAMKLRTMAKVLGTRGGSGQLAGQLGLAPWQIDRARRDLAGWSGEGLGRSIQMLAETDENIKGGSRDAVYSLERMIGVIAERGEPLR is encoded by the coding sequence ATGGCTACAGCACGAGGCAAGGCGCCATCGAAGAACGCGGTCAAGGTCACCATTCCCGTTCTCAGCTGGGTCGAGGTGCGCCCCGCGCCCGTGGTACTCGTCTCGGGAACAGAGACGTTCCTGGCCGAGCGCAGCATCCGGCAGTTGCGTGATCTTCTCAAACTCGAAGACCCCAGCCTCGAAGTCTCCGATATCGATGCCTCGTCGTACGCGCCGGGCGAGCTGCTCACTGTCGCGAGCCCGTCGTTGTTCGGAGAGCCGCGCATGATCCGGGTCTCGTCTGTCGAGAAGTGCACCGACGACTTTCTGCTCGAGACCATCGCCTACCTCGAGAGCCCAGCCGAAGACACCTACCTCGTTCTTCGACACGGCGGGGGCGTTCGGGGCAAGCGCCTGCTCGACGCGATCCGTGGGGGGTCGGGTGGAGGCATCGAGATCGTCTGCTCCGAATTGAAGAGAGAGACCGAGCGCTACGAGTTCGCCGCCTCCGAGTTCACGGCCGCCGGGCGTCGTGTGTCGGCGGGAGCCCTCCGCGCCCTCGTCGCGGCATTCTCCGACGACTTGGCAGAGCTCTCCAGCGCCTGCCAGCAGCTCGTGGCAGACGCGGCTGCCGAGATCACAGAGGCCACGGTCGATCGCTATTACGGGGGCAGGGTCGAGGCGAGCGCGTTCGCCGTGGCCGACATGGCGATCGCAGGCCGCCACGGCGAGGCCCTGGCGTTGGCCAGGCACGCCCTCGCATCGGGTGCGGACCCCGTGCCCATGGTCGCGGCCTTCGCCATGAAGCTGCGCACCATGGCCAAGGTGCTGGGCACGCGGGGCGGCTCAGGCCAACTCGCCGGCCAGCTGGGACTGGCGCCGTGGCAGATCGACAGGGCGCGGCGCGACCTCGCCGGATGGAGCGGGGAGGGCCTCGGCCGAAGCATCCAGATGCTGGCCGAGACAGACGAGAACATCAAGGGGGGCAGCCGCGATGCGGTCTACTCCCTCGAACGCATGATCGGCGTCATCGCAGAGCGGGGCGAGCCGCTGCGCTAG
- the rpsT gene encoding 30S ribosomal protein S20 translates to MANIKSQIKRIGTNKKAQERNKAVKSGLKTAIRATKTAVLTGDKDKALAALTAAGKKLDKAASKGVIHKNQAANRKSALAKTVASL, encoded by the coding sequence GTGGCAAACATCAAGTCGCAGATCAAGCGCATCGGCACCAACAAGAAGGCTCAGGAGCGCAACAAGGCCGTCAAGAGTGGCCTGAAGACCGCCATCCGCGCCACCAAGACCGCCGTCCTGACGGGCGACAAAGACAAGGCTCTCGCCGCGCTGACCGCGGCGGGCAAGAAGCTCGACAAGGCCGCCTCCAAGGGCGTCATCCACAAGAACCAGGCCGCGAACCGCAAGTCGGCCCTCGCGAAGACGGTTGCATCGCTGTAA
- a CDS encoding aminotransferase class I/II-fold pyridoxal phosphate-dependent enzyme: MPQLASHIDFVPPSGIRRIFEMALTLPDVLMLAVGEPDVRVAPSILAAGSEAWLADKTNYTPNGGILPLREALVRKLARDNNVVVDTEQVWVTSGGMQGLYLAMSLCLGPGDEVLIPDPGYSTFAMNAAMISAVAVPYPLRRDNAFLPDLDELGRLVTDRTRMIIINSPSNPLGAIFPEETLRALVDFARQHDLWILSDEVYEAFTYEAPHVSVASLDGDDRVFSVFSLSKTYALTGARVGYLVTPSGLSATMRTAQEAMISCVNTPAQLAALAAVEGDQRHIVAAAAHYRQNLDAATELLRRRGIEYLQPSGAFYLWINVGYATQGDVAGWGERFLLTERVAVAPGSAFGRGGEGWIRICVAASEADLLEAIRRLPEPPARVLDADAARRQKITVRLAEPHEYEAIGRQRLDAYRLEFTIDEDYASTILDVPQHAATGEVWVAVDDSSGRILGSVTTPRPGELLTPLGRAGEFDFRLLAVDPAARGRRVGSILTDFVIELARQRGAERIVMHSGTDMITAHGLYERRGFSRMPDRENPPGIEPSRAYGLDL, from the coding sequence ATGCCACAGCTCGCATCCCACATCGACTTCGTTCCGCCCTCCGGCATCCGGCGCATTTTCGAGATGGCGTTGACTCTGCCCGACGTGCTGATGCTCGCGGTGGGCGAGCCCGACGTGCGGGTCGCGCCGAGCATCCTCGCAGCCGGAAGCGAGGCGTGGCTCGCCGACAAGACGAACTACACGCCGAACGGCGGAATCCTGCCTCTTCGCGAGGCACTCGTGAGAAAGCTGGCGCGAGACAACAACGTGGTCGTGGACACCGAGCAGGTCTGGGTCACCAGCGGCGGCATGCAGGGGCTGTACCTGGCCATGAGCCTCTGCCTCGGTCCCGGAGACGAGGTGTTGATCCCCGATCCCGGCTACTCCACGTTCGCGATGAACGCCGCCATGATCTCGGCTGTCGCCGTGCCGTATCCGTTGAGGCGCGACAACGCCTTCCTGCCCGACCTCGACGAACTCGGGCGTCTTGTCACCGACCGCACACGCATGATCATCATCAACTCGCCGTCGAACCCCCTCGGCGCGATCTTTCCCGAAGAGACACTTCGCGCGCTCGTCGACTTCGCCCGGCAGCACGATCTCTGGATTCTGAGTGACGAGGTCTACGAGGCCTTCACCTACGAGGCGCCGCACGTCTCGGTGGCCAGCCTCGACGGGGACGATCGGGTGTTCTCGGTCTTCTCGCTGTCGAAGACATACGCGCTCACCGGCGCGCGCGTGGGCTACCTCGTCACACCGTCCGGGCTGTCCGCCACCATGCGCACGGCCCAAGAGGCCATGATCAGCTGCGTCAACACGCCGGCCCAGCTCGCGGCGCTGGCCGCCGTCGAGGGCGACCAACGCCACATCGTCGCCGCTGCCGCGCACTACAGGCAGAATCTCGATGCAGCAACCGAGCTGTTGCGCCGGCGCGGCATCGAATATCTGCAGCCGTCGGGTGCCTTCTACCTCTGGATCAACGTCGGTTACGCCACTCAGGGCGACGTCGCCGGCTGGGGGGAGCGCTTTCTGCTGACCGAGCGGGTCGCGGTGGCCCCCGGCAGTGCTTTCGGTCGGGGCGGCGAGGGCTGGATCCGCATCTGTGTGGCCGCATCCGAGGCAGATCTGCTGGAGGCCATCCGCCGCCTGCCGGAGCCGCCCGCGCGCGTGCTGGATGCCGATGCCGCGCGGCGGCAGAAGATCACGGTGCGTCTCGCCGAGCCGCACGAGTACGAGGCGATCGGTCGGCAGCGACTGGATGCCTACCGGTTGGAGTTCACCATCGACGAGGACTACGCGAGCACCATCCTCGACGTGCCCCAGCACGCGGCCACGGGCGAGGTCTGGGTGGCCGTCGACGACTCGTCGGGCCGAATCCTCGGCTCCGTCACCACCCCACGCCCGGGGGAGCTCTTGACCCCGCTCGGGCGGGCGGGTGAGTTCGACTTCCGCCTACTCGCCGTCGACCCGGCCGCCAGGGGGCGGAGGGTCGGCAGCATCCTCACCGACTTCGTGATCGAGCTCGCCCGACAACGCGGGGCCGAGCGCATCGTCATGCACAGCGGAACCGACATGATCACCGCCCATGGCCTCTACGAGCGGCGCGGATTCTCTCGCATGCCCGATCGCGAAAACCCTCCCGGCATCGAGCCGAGCCGCGCGTACGGGCTCGACCTCTGA
- a CDS encoding NAD-dependent epimerase/dehydratase family protein: MTILLTGATGFIGSAVLRKLRLQGREVTAIVRSPEKAAKVEALGATAVIGDLSDTELVTRLALESDGVIHLASPGDASSRDIDDAVVTAVFAGLEGSNKRYVHTGGVWVWGDNPDITEDDEQHPPAITAWRGEIEKRVLEAQGVSTTLIAPAVVFGHGGGIATIFTAIGEGPDATVHLVGDGSQHWTTVHVDDLAELYVLALDLGEAGTTYLGASGENPTVREIAEAAAAGQGLDARVTPETVEESRGRLSPDFADALLLDQQATGSAARIDLGWEPNGPSLLAELRTGSYTKRD, encoded by the coding sequence ATGACTATTCTTCTGACCGGCGCGACCGGTTTCATCGGCTCCGCCGTCCTCCGCAAGCTCCGACTGCAGGGTCGCGAGGTCACCGCGATCGTCCGCTCCCCCGAGAAGGCCGCCAAGGTCGAGGCCCTGGGCGCGACGGCCGTGATCGGCGATCTCAGTGACACCGAGCTCGTCACCAGACTCGCCCTCGAGAGCGATGGCGTGATCCACCTGGCCTCCCCCGGCGACGCGTCGAGCCGAGACATCGACGACGCCGTCGTCACGGCCGTGTTCGCGGGCCTCGAGGGCAGCAACAAGCGCTATGTGCACACCGGTGGCGTGTGGGTCTGGGGCGACAACCCCGACATCACCGAGGACGACGAGCAGCACCCGCCCGCCATCACGGCGTGGCGCGGCGAGATCGAGAAGCGGGTGCTCGAGGCCCAGGGCGTCTCGACCACGCTCATCGCGCCGGCCGTCGTCTTCGGCCACGGCGGCGGCATCGCCACCATTTTCACCGCCATCGGCGAGGGTCCGGATGCCACCGTGCATCTCGTCGGCGACGGTTCACAGCACTGGACGACCGTGCACGTCGACGACCTCGCCGAGCTCTATGTGCTCGCCCTCGACCTCGGCGAGGCCGGCACGACGTATCTCGGCGCCAGCGGCGAGAACCCCACCGTGCGCGAGATCGCCGAGGCCGCGGCCGCCGGCCAGGGCCTCGATGCTCGGGTGACCCCGGAAACCGTCGAGGAGAGCCGCGGACGCCTCAGCCCGGACTTCGCCGACGCACTGCTGCTCGATCAGCAGGCTACCGGAAGCGCCGCGCGCATCGACCTGGGCTGGGAGCCGAACGGCCCCAGCCTTCTGGCGGAACTGCGCACCGGCTCGTACACGAAGCGCGACTAG